Genomic window (Drosophila ananassae strain 14024-0371.13 chromosome 3L, ASM1763931v2, whole genome shotgun sequence):
CAGGTGTCTTTGCCCTCCTCGCCACCGGCGCAGAGGAAACTCGAATGGAGCCTGTAGCGCCGCCCGAGAACAGATCTCCTCAATAGCTTCTGGCAGGACTCGTGATCCACCACCGGCAGCTCTATCCGCTTTAGCAGGTGCTCCAAAACATTGGAAGAATAATTGGTGTGCCCCCAACCCGTGGCCAGGCACTTGGCGCGCTCCAGATCCAACATCAGTTGCGGGCTTTCCGGCGGTGGCAGGCAGATGGGCTGGATGTGGGGGGCCAACTGGAAGGGTCGTTCCAACATTAGCAGGGCAATGTCATTGTAAAAGGTCAGGTTGTTGAAACCCTCGTGCCGCATCACGTGGCTAATGCCTCGCATCTGGTAGGGATGCGGCTCTGTCTGGCTGTTGAGGTCCCAGTCTCCGGCTCTCGCCAACAGCGAGTCTTCACTGTAGTTGGCCACATTATGGGCACTGGTCAGCACCAGTTGGGGGTGTATCAAGGTTCCACCGCAGATATAGTTCGCCTCCATGTCCATCAGTGCCACCATCCAGGGGAATTCTGCAAACGTTGACTCGTTGTCGTTGTAGCCGTCCAGTTTGTAGTAGAGACCCTTGGGATTGCTGTAGCCACAGCTCCTATACCTAAAGTCCTTGAGGTTTCGTTTTGTGGGACTTTCATCTTCATCAATCTGTATAGTAAGTACAATTTGATTTCAACTTATTCAGAAAGATTAAAGGGATAATTTATATTCCTTCTCACCTGGTCATCCAAAGCACAGCACTCCTCCACTGATAGGCAACCAATCTTGTTATCTCCAATTCGAGGCTTCACGATATACCTTCCGTCTTCGTTGACCGTTCCGGTGAGGCACAAGTGCCGGGGCACACATTCTTTCCGAATGCCGCAGCTCTTATATCCCTGCTCCTCAGTTTTAGCTTTAGTGTTTTGCTTAGTTGTTCGAATAGTTGTATCTGGGATTTCCGAAGTGACCCATGGATTTCCCTTCTTCTGGTTGCGATACTGAATGTCGGCTTCTTCGGCATAATAGCTCTCCACCTGCACTTTCTCGCAGCAGACCAGGCCCTGGCCGCAGCTTTTGTACAGAATCCGAGGTATGAGCTTTCCAAGGCCGGAATCATCCGTGAGGTTGCACAGCCTCTCGCCAATGCAAATCTCATGGTTCAGACAGCTGGTAGATGAGAAAGCCACCGGGACCAGAGATATGAGTGGGAGAATCAACACAGAAATCGTCGCCTCCGGACGCATGGCGATCTGAAATGGGAAATACCAGACTCGATTACTATCCAGCCGCCAAAAGCACATACTCTTATGTATTTTGTTCACTGTTTACTCTGCTGCTCTTTCGGCCAAACAATAATAAGCCATAATCTActgaaaatcaaaaaatccCACTTACACTTCGAAACAAATCAATTGAATGCGCCATTTCAACTGTGTGTTCCAAGATACGACGCGTATTCGACCAGCACTGAACTCGGAATGATGGGGCACTCCATATGAATCTGATTCAAATCGTTTAAATCCGGGTCTCTCCTCTCCGAAGACCAATCATAATACTTACCCCATACTTTTTTCCCTTAATTGTTCTCATAAGTCTAATGGATTCTCTTTTTCAAGCTCTCGATCTGTGGTTTCTCAGAATACTCCAAGCCGGTTCTATAAAATGATTCGATTTCGCACTAGCCGATCAGTTGAGTTTGGAAAACCCTCGCATCAAGTTTAATCAAGACTTATAAAGCTCCAGGTATATACTACATATACTTTACATAAGTGCATTAAATGCATAGAGTATTTCTCAAAACTAGTAATACTTGTGGAAACCGCATCGCACTCAATGAAAAACcataaatttgcataaaatatgTTCCGTCTAAAATGCACTCTACgtattatttaaacaaaagaCTTCAAAAGTTGTTTAGAATTGAAAATCAACCTGTGTTGTGTTTCTAAGTGAAAATTAATATGTTTGTAGTTCTAGAACCTCAATCAAATCAATGAAAAACCATAAATTCCGGTCTAAAATGGATTAACCCAATgcgtttttaattatttcaaacCGTAAACtgaaaaatctaaacatttttttaaaggttCTGTGTTCTGATCTCAAGTGACTTTTGTGTTTGTACAAATCGTCAATGATTTCTGATAACCTCCGTCTTGCATTGACTTAGATTAGAATCTCTTATCTGGCAGCTGCATTCTAATTCTCCCTCTTTGTTCTGTCCAGTTCCCGCCCCGCAATAATGATTAGTCGGCTAATCCCAGCTTGCTTGCTGGTTGCACTTCTCATCCAATGCGCCCTGACCCAGGACACCGTTTCGTCAATGTGCAACTCGGATGAACTCTGCACCACGGCGAAACGCTGCGAGGAGTCGGATGACTCGGGACAGAAGGGTATTGGACCTCGGATAGCACACTTTTGTGGCACCGGAATGGTGTGCTGCGACCGGGCCCAGTTGGAGAGCTGGGATGAGTTCTTGGCCAATTTGGCAACACCAGTGACCTCCGCTACACCAGGAATCCGGAATAAGGCAGGCCGTGTCCTGGAACCGAAGCCCAACGAGAGTTGTGGGGTGAACATGGAGTGTGTGCCACGAAGGCTATGCCGCGACAATGTCATCATTGACTCTGGGGTCTCTTTGATCAATCCCAGGATCGGTACTTCGGTGTGCTCCAGATCCCTCTATCGGTGCTGTGCTGTGGATCAACAGGTTAGGTCTTAAACCTGGATTAGATAAtctttttaagatttaattttttggtaTTCCTTTGCAGGTGGATGAAAACCACAGCCCTTACGTGGCCAAGCAGCGAGACTTCAAGTACAAGAGTTGCGGATGGAGCAATCCCCAGGGCCTGATTCCCGACAATGACAAGTACAACTACACGTCGGATGTGGCCATTTTTGGGCAGTATCCTTGGATGGTGGGAATATTTACGGGACGGCAGAAGTTCTTATGTGGCGGCACTCTGATTCATCCGCAATTGGTGATTACCAGTGCCCATAATCTGGTCAACGAGACGGTGGACACCCTAGTGGCCAGGATGGGCGACTGGGACTTAAACAG
Coding sequences:
- the LOC6495420 gene encoding phenoloxidase-activating factor 2 is translated as MISRLIPACLLVALLIQCALTQDTVSSMCNSDELCTTAKRCEESDDSGQKGIGPRIAHFCGTGMVCCDRAQLESWDEFLANLATPVTSATPGIRNKAGRVLEPKPNESCGVNMECVPRRLCRDNVIIDSGVSLINPRIGTSVCSRSLYRCCAVDQQVDENHSPYVAKQRDFKYKSCGWSNPQGLIPDNDKYNYTSDVAIFGQYPWMVGIFTGRQKFLCGGTLIHPQLVITSAHNLVNETVDTLVARMGDWDLNSINEPYLHEARRIKEIIMHPEFHEQKLYNDIALLLLDEPVAMAPHIQPLCLPPTESPELIDQLEESTCIATGWGSKDIDSEQLEHIMKRIELPFVEHDECQAMLRNTVVGTRFRLRPSFLCAGGVAGKDTCKGDGGSPLFCTIPGQQNRFQLVGMVSWGVQCAVEDIPAVYTNVPYLRRWIDEKIKGLGLTLQDP
- the LOC6495227 gene encoding phenoloxidase-activating factor 2; the protein is MAHSIDLFRSIAMRPEATISVLILPLISLVPVAFSSTSCLNHEICIGERLCNLTDDSGLGKLIPRILYKSCGQGLVCCEKVQVESYYAEEADIQYRNQKKGNPWVTSEIPDTTIRTTKQNTKAKTEEQGYKSCGIRKECVPRHLCLTGTVNEDGRYIVKPRIGDNKIGCLSVEECCALDDQIDEDESPTKRNLKDFRYRSCGYSNPKGLYYKLDGYNDNESTFAEFPWMVALMDMEANYICGGTLIHPQLVLTSAHNVANYSEDSLLARAGDWDLNSQTEPHPYQMRGISHVMRHEGFNNLTFYNDIALLMLERPFQLAPHIQPICLPPPESPQLMLDLERAKCLATGWGHTNYSSNVLEHLLKRIELPVVDHESCQKLLRRSVLGRRYRLHSSFLCAGGEEGKDTCYGDGGSPLFCTMPGLTDRFYLAGIVSWGIECAVKDVPAAYANVAYLRNWIDEKIAESGIVLQ